A portion of the Esox lucius isolate fEsoLuc1 chromosome 20, fEsoLuc1.pri, whole genome shotgun sequence genome contains these proteins:
- the pnisr gene encoding arginine/serine-rich protein PNISR isoform X1, translating into MWDQGGQPWPQWPMNQQQWMQSFQHQQDPGQVDWAALAQAWIAQKESTGPPVDQLNLQPNGQDVPGMDPVMPSNRSSFQGDGNFGRMWQPDLRVAVTSPKYPNQQAIEWGMHGQPPPPVDQAWIPPGTGPMDVAPPSEDSNSQDSLEFSEGHHGVYPQNSHGFGGPTENYTINTMPMNQFDYQHGAASTYGPTPPGFHPPYWQQGPLQNRRDRPPGFRDRPRSPIQLSKQDAPAVAAAALAFPGTQANRHTHTASNDLALLSDAVKRRTLPAWIREGLEKMDREKQKKLERERMEKERAEMAKDEDKEGEAADDGGDGPRLPRKSKFDSDDEDGEEAETEIEDSVPSRKQELASRSPSPPPEDQSEPEMTEEEKEFQLMILTKTLLTEILLEVTNEEIHSVAKEAHRKATKAPAKQLAQSSALTSLIGIGGLGDYGSDLSDDDEEEHSARASESSDTDEEELRHRIREKQDAFRRKERELQQQQERQAQEAQRVREEMALDRVNREKGEYDEAQLESLHKQEVREREAEPMAERRRSRSEPEVSSEVRQAGRGKERGGGRGTSGSPSNGRSSSSSSSSSASSRSSSSSSSSSASSRSSSRSSSPQRKRRRSRSSSHRTRGNRRSRSRSSHRRRGERVSDKARERRKGSRTRSAERSTRHRNRSRERRASRGGRSRSKDRVSRSRSRDKERDRKRGRESRERQSHSSSKHKQKASSKDRDRKKDRSSSHDKKEKKREKEREEREKESDRKKEKQKAKEREKGKDREAPAAEESNGKSRRRKEGCTDSQGDKRSRHDSKASKKGSAKSSKRYSDSESSRSPTPEVSKEKKSKKSKRSRSRSTDKSHKSGKKASRKHKSKSRSRSTSPARRWR; encoded by the exons ATGTGGGACCAGGGTGGACAGCCCTGGCCGCAATGGCCGATGAACCAACAGCAGTGGATGCAGTCCTTCCAACACCAACAAGATCCAG GCCAAGTTGACTGGGCGGCACTTGCTCAGGCTTGGATTGCCCAGAAAGAGTCTACAGGACCTCCAGTGGACCAGCTGAACCTTCAGCCTAATGGACAGGATGTCCCAGGCATGGATCCTGTGATGCCCAGTAACCGGAGCTCCTTCCAAGGGGATGGCAACTTTGGCAGGATGTGGCAACCTG ATCTCAGGGTAGCTGTGACATCACCAAAGTACCCCAACCAACAGGCTATAG AATGGGGAATGCATGGCCAGCCACCTCCCCCGGTAGACCAGGCGTGGATTCCTCCGGGGACTGGACCTATGGATGTGGCACCTCCCTCCGAGGACAGCAACAGCCAGGACAGCCTGGAGTTCTCTGAGGGCCACCACGGAGTCTATCCCCAGAACAGCCACGGCTTCGGTGGTCCGACCGAGAACTACACCATTAACACCATGCCAATGAACCAGTTCGATTATCAG CACGGGGCTGCTTCCACCTATGGCCCCACTCCCCCGGGATTCCATCCTCCCTACTGGCAGCAGGGCCCACTACAGAACAGGCGGGACAGGCCCCCAGGCTTTAGGGACCGCCCGAGGTCCCCCATCCAGCTCTCCAAACAAGATGCCCCTGCTGTTGCCGCCGCCGCCCTTG CTTTCCCAGGCACGcaggcaaacagacacacacacacagcctccaaTGACCTGGCTCTCCTCTCAGATGCGGTGAAGAGGCGCACCCTTCCTGCCTGGATCCGAGAGGGTCTGGAGAAGATGGACAGGGAGAAGCAGAAGAAGCTGGAGCGGGAACGCATGGAGAAGGAGCGTGCTGAAATGGCTAAAGATGAAGACAAAGAGGGCGAGGCAGCGGACGATGGAGGTGACGGGCCTCGTTTACCCCGCAAGAGTAAATTT GACAGTGATGATGAGGATGGTGAAGAAGCGGAGACAGAGATTGAGGACAGTGTGCCTTCCAGGAAGCAGGAGTTGGCTAGTAGaagcccctcccctcccccggAGGACCAGAGCGAACCGGAgatgacagaggaggagaaggaattccAGTTG ATGATTCTGACAAAAACTCTGCTGACAGAAATCCTCCTGGAGGTCACCAATGAAGAGATTCATTCTGTGGCTAAAGAGGCTCACCGCAAAGCCACCAAAG CTCCTGCCAAACAGCTGGCACAGTCAAGTGCACTGACTTCTCTAATCGGCATCG GTGGACTCGGCGACTACGGCTCAGACTTGAGCGATGACGACGAGGAGGAGCACAGCGCCCGGGCGTCCGAGTCCTCCGACACGGACGAGGAGGAGCTGCGCCACCGCATCCGGGAGAAGCAGGATGCATTTCGCCGCAAGGAGAGGGAGctgcagcagcagcaggagaGACAAGCCCAGGAGGCACAGCGTGTACGCG AAGAGATGGCGCTGGACAGAGTGAACCGTGAGAAGGGGGAATATGATGAGGCCCAGTTAGAGAGCCTCCACAAacaggaagtgagagagagggaggcggaGCCCATGGCAGAGAGACGCAGGTCTCGCAGTGAGCCTGAGGTCAGCAGTGAGGTCAGGCAGGCGGGCCGGGGGAAGGAACGCGGGGGAGGGCGGGGCACCAGCGGTTCCCCCAGCAACGGAcgcagcagcagcagctccagctCCAGCAGCGCCAGCAGCCGgtcgtcttcctcctcctcctcgtcctcagCCTCCTCGCGCTCGTCCTCGCGCTCCTCTTCGccacagaggaagaggaggcgcAGTCGCTCGTCCTCACACAGGACCCGTGGCAACCGGCGCAGCAGGAGCCGCAGCTCGCACAGACGCCGCGGGGAGCGCGTCAGCGACAAAGCCCGGGAAAGGAGGAAGGGCAGCAGAACCCGGAGCGCCGAACGCTCAACCCGCCACAGGAACCGCTCCAGGGAGCGCAGGGCCAGCAGGGGAGGCAGGAGCAGGTCCAAGGACAGGGTCAGTCGGAGCAGGAGCagggacaaggaaagggacaggaagagaggcagggagagcagAGAGCGTCAGAGTCACAGCAGCAGCAAGCACAAGCAGAAAGCCTCCAGcaaagacagggacaggaaGAAGGACCGGAGCTCCAGCCACGACAAGAAGGAGAAGaagcgagagaaggagagggaggagagggagaaagagtcaGATAGGAAGAAGGAGAAGCAGAAGgccaaggagagggagaagggaaagGATAGGGAGGCGCCTGCTGCGGAGGAGAGCAACGGGAAATCCAGGAGGCGGAAAGAGGGATGCACAGACTCTCAGGGCGACAAGCGCTCCCGGCATGATAGCAAGGCTAGCAAGAAGGGCTCCGCCAAGTCCAGCAAAAGGTACTCTGACTCAGAGTCGAGCAGGTCCCCCACCCCCGAGGTTAGCAAGGAAAAGAAGTCAAAGAAATCAAAACGTAGTCGCTCAAGATCAACGGACAAATCTCACAAGTCTGGTAAGAAGGCAAGCCGCAAACACAAGTCTAAGTCACGATCAAG GTCCACGTCACCTGCCCGGCGATGGCGTTAA
- the pnisr gene encoding arginine/serine-rich protein PNISR isoform X6 — MWDQGGQPWPQWPMNQQQWMQSFQHQQDPGQVDWAALAQAWIAQKESTGPPVDQLNLQPNGQDVPGMDPVMPSNRSSFQGDGNFGRMWQPEWGMHGQPPPPVDQAWIPPGTGPMDVAPPSEDSNSQDSLEFSEGHHGVYPQNSHGFGGPTENYTINTMPMNQFDYQHGAASTYGPTPPGFHPPYWQQGPLQNRRDRPPGFRDRPRSPIQLSKQDAPAVAAAALDAVKRRTLPAWIREGLEKMDREKQKKLERERMEKERAEMAKDEDKEGEAADDGGDGPRLPRKSKFDSDDEDGEEAETEIEDSVPSRKQELASRSPSPPPEDQSEPEMTEEEKEFQLMILTKTLLTEILLEVTNEEIHSVAKEAHRKATKAPAKQLAQSSALTSLIGIGGLGDYGSDLSDDDEEEHSARASESSDTDEEELRHRIREKQDAFRRKERELQQQQERQAQEAQRVREEMALDRVNREKGEYDEAQLESLHKQEVREREAEPMAERRRSRSEPEVSSEVRQAGRGKERGGGRGTSGSPSNGRSSSSSSSSSASSRSSSSSSSSSASSRSSSRSSSPQRKRRRSRSSSHRTRGNRRSRSRSSHRRRGERVSDKARERRKGSRTRSAERSTRHRNRSRERRASRGGRSRSKDRVSRSRSRDKERDRKRGRESRERQSHSSSKHKQKASSKDRDRKKDRSSSHDKKEKKREKEREEREKESDRKKEKQKAKEREKGKDREAPAAEESNGKSRRRKEGCTDSQGDKRSRHDSKASKKGSAKSSKRYSDSESSRSPTPEVSKEKKSKKSKRSRSRSTDKSHKSGKKASRKHKSKSRSRSTSPARRWR, encoded by the exons ATGTGGGACCAGGGTGGACAGCCCTGGCCGCAATGGCCGATGAACCAACAGCAGTGGATGCAGTCCTTCCAACACCAACAAGATCCAG GCCAAGTTGACTGGGCGGCACTTGCTCAGGCTTGGATTGCCCAGAAAGAGTCTACAGGACCTCCAGTGGACCAGCTGAACCTTCAGCCTAATGGACAGGATGTCCCAGGCATGGATCCTGTGATGCCCAGTAACCGGAGCTCCTTCCAAGGGGATGGCAACTTTGGCAGGATGTGGCAACCTG AATGGGGAATGCATGGCCAGCCACCTCCCCCGGTAGACCAGGCGTGGATTCCTCCGGGGACTGGACCTATGGATGTGGCACCTCCCTCCGAGGACAGCAACAGCCAGGACAGCCTGGAGTTCTCTGAGGGCCACCACGGAGTCTATCCCCAGAACAGCCACGGCTTCGGTGGTCCGACCGAGAACTACACCATTAACACCATGCCAATGAACCAGTTCGATTATCAG CACGGGGCTGCTTCCACCTATGGCCCCACTCCCCCGGGATTCCATCCTCCCTACTGGCAGCAGGGCCCACTACAGAACAGGCGGGACAGGCCCCCAGGCTTTAGGGACCGCCCGAGGTCCCCCATCCAGCTCTCCAAACAAGATGCCCCTGCTGTTGCCGCCGCCGCCCTTG ATGCGGTGAAGAGGCGCACCCTTCCTGCCTGGATCCGAGAGGGTCTGGAGAAGATGGACAGGGAGAAGCAGAAGAAGCTGGAGCGGGAACGCATGGAGAAGGAGCGTGCTGAAATGGCTAAAGATGAAGACAAAGAGGGCGAGGCAGCGGACGATGGAGGTGACGGGCCTCGTTTACCCCGCAAGAGTAAATTT GACAGTGATGATGAGGATGGTGAAGAAGCGGAGACAGAGATTGAGGACAGTGTGCCTTCCAGGAAGCAGGAGTTGGCTAGTAGaagcccctcccctcccccggAGGACCAGAGCGAACCGGAgatgacagaggaggagaaggaattccAGTTG ATGATTCTGACAAAAACTCTGCTGACAGAAATCCTCCTGGAGGTCACCAATGAAGAGATTCATTCTGTGGCTAAAGAGGCTCACCGCAAAGCCACCAAAG CTCCTGCCAAACAGCTGGCACAGTCAAGTGCACTGACTTCTCTAATCGGCATCG GTGGACTCGGCGACTACGGCTCAGACTTGAGCGATGACGACGAGGAGGAGCACAGCGCCCGGGCGTCCGAGTCCTCCGACACGGACGAGGAGGAGCTGCGCCACCGCATCCGGGAGAAGCAGGATGCATTTCGCCGCAAGGAGAGGGAGctgcagcagcagcaggagaGACAAGCCCAGGAGGCACAGCGTGTACGCG AAGAGATGGCGCTGGACAGAGTGAACCGTGAGAAGGGGGAATATGATGAGGCCCAGTTAGAGAGCCTCCACAAacaggaagtgagagagagggaggcggaGCCCATGGCAGAGAGACGCAGGTCTCGCAGTGAGCCTGAGGTCAGCAGTGAGGTCAGGCAGGCGGGCCGGGGGAAGGAACGCGGGGGAGGGCGGGGCACCAGCGGTTCCCCCAGCAACGGAcgcagcagcagcagctccagctCCAGCAGCGCCAGCAGCCGgtcgtcttcctcctcctcctcgtcctcagCCTCCTCGCGCTCGTCCTCGCGCTCCTCTTCGccacagaggaagaggaggcgcAGTCGCTCGTCCTCACACAGGACCCGTGGCAACCGGCGCAGCAGGAGCCGCAGCTCGCACAGACGCCGCGGGGAGCGCGTCAGCGACAAAGCCCGGGAAAGGAGGAAGGGCAGCAGAACCCGGAGCGCCGAACGCTCAACCCGCCACAGGAACCGCTCCAGGGAGCGCAGGGCCAGCAGGGGAGGCAGGAGCAGGTCCAAGGACAGGGTCAGTCGGAGCAGGAGCagggacaaggaaagggacaggaagagaggcagggagagcagAGAGCGTCAGAGTCACAGCAGCAGCAAGCACAAGCAGAAAGCCTCCAGcaaagacagggacaggaaGAAGGACCGGAGCTCCAGCCACGACAAGAAGGAGAAGaagcgagagaaggagagggaggagagggagaaagagtcaGATAGGAAGAAGGAGAAGCAGAAGgccaaggagagggagaagggaaagGATAGGGAGGCGCCTGCTGCGGAGGAGAGCAACGGGAAATCCAGGAGGCGGAAAGAGGGATGCACAGACTCTCAGGGCGACAAGCGCTCCCGGCATGATAGCAAGGCTAGCAAGAAGGGCTCCGCCAAGTCCAGCAAAAGGTACTCTGACTCAGAGTCGAGCAGGTCCCCCACCCCCGAGGTTAGCAAGGAAAAGAAGTCAAAGAAATCAAAACGTAGTCGCTCAAGATCAACGGACAAATCTCACAAGTCTGGTAAGAAGGCAAGCCGCAAACACAAGTCTAAGTCACGATCAAG GTCCACGTCACCTGCCCGGCGATGGCGTTAA
- the pnisr gene encoding arginine/serine-rich protein PNISR isoform X4 — MWDQGGQPWPQWPMNQQQWMQSFQHQQDPGQVDWAALAQAWIAQKESTGPPVDQLNLQPNGQDVPGMDPVMPSNRSSFQGDGNFGRMWQPEWGMHGQPPPPVDQAWIPPGTGPMDVAPPSEDSNSQDSLEFSEGHHGVYPQNSHGFGGPTENYTINTMPMNQFDYQHGAASTYGPTPPGFHPPYWQQGPLQNRRDRPPGFRDRPRSPIQLSKQDAPAVAAAALAFPGTQANRHTHTASNDLALLSDAVKRRTLPAWIREGLEKMDREKQKKLERERMEKERAEMAKDEDKEGEAADDGGDGPRLPRKSKFDSDDEDGEEAETEIEDSVPSRKQELASRSPSPPPEDQSEPEMTEEEKEFQLMILTKTLLTEILLEVTNEEIHSVAKEAHRKATKAPAKQLAQSSALTSLIGIGGLGDYGSDLSDDDEEEHSARASESSDTDEEELRHRIREKQDAFRRKERELQQQQERQAQEAQRVREEMALDRVNREKGEYDEAQLESLHKQEVREREAEPMAERRRSRSEPEVSSEVRQAGRGKERGGGRGTSGSPSNGRSSSSSSSSSASSRSSSSSSSSSASSRSSSRSSSPQRKRRRSRSSSHRTRGNRRSRSRSSHRRRGERVSDKARERRKGSRTRSAERSTRHRNRSRERRASRGGRSRSKDRVSRSRSRDKERDRKRGRESRERQSHSSSKHKQKASSKDRDRKKDRSSSHDKKEKKREKEREEREKESDRKKEKQKAKEREKGKDREAPAAEESNGKSRRRKEGCTDSQGDKRSRHDSKASKKGSAKSSKRYSDSESSRSPTPEVSKEKKSKKSKRSRSRSTDKSHKSGKKASRKHKSKSRSRSTSPARRWR; from the exons ATGTGGGACCAGGGTGGACAGCCCTGGCCGCAATGGCCGATGAACCAACAGCAGTGGATGCAGTCCTTCCAACACCAACAAGATCCAG GCCAAGTTGACTGGGCGGCACTTGCTCAGGCTTGGATTGCCCAGAAAGAGTCTACAGGACCTCCAGTGGACCAGCTGAACCTTCAGCCTAATGGACAGGATGTCCCAGGCATGGATCCTGTGATGCCCAGTAACCGGAGCTCCTTCCAAGGGGATGGCAACTTTGGCAGGATGTGGCAACCTG AATGGGGAATGCATGGCCAGCCACCTCCCCCGGTAGACCAGGCGTGGATTCCTCCGGGGACTGGACCTATGGATGTGGCACCTCCCTCCGAGGACAGCAACAGCCAGGACAGCCTGGAGTTCTCTGAGGGCCACCACGGAGTCTATCCCCAGAACAGCCACGGCTTCGGTGGTCCGACCGAGAACTACACCATTAACACCATGCCAATGAACCAGTTCGATTATCAG CACGGGGCTGCTTCCACCTATGGCCCCACTCCCCCGGGATTCCATCCTCCCTACTGGCAGCAGGGCCCACTACAGAACAGGCGGGACAGGCCCCCAGGCTTTAGGGACCGCCCGAGGTCCCCCATCCAGCTCTCCAAACAAGATGCCCCTGCTGTTGCCGCCGCCGCCCTTG CTTTCCCAGGCACGcaggcaaacagacacacacacacagcctccaaTGACCTGGCTCTCCTCTCAGATGCGGTGAAGAGGCGCACCCTTCCTGCCTGGATCCGAGAGGGTCTGGAGAAGATGGACAGGGAGAAGCAGAAGAAGCTGGAGCGGGAACGCATGGAGAAGGAGCGTGCTGAAATGGCTAAAGATGAAGACAAAGAGGGCGAGGCAGCGGACGATGGAGGTGACGGGCCTCGTTTACCCCGCAAGAGTAAATTT GACAGTGATGATGAGGATGGTGAAGAAGCGGAGACAGAGATTGAGGACAGTGTGCCTTCCAGGAAGCAGGAGTTGGCTAGTAGaagcccctcccctcccccggAGGACCAGAGCGAACCGGAgatgacagaggaggagaaggaattccAGTTG ATGATTCTGACAAAAACTCTGCTGACAGAAATCCTCCTGGAGGTCACCAATGAAGAGATTCATTCTGTGGCTAAAGAGGCTCACCGCAAAGCCACCAAAG CTCCTGCCAAACAGCTGGCACAGTCAAGTGCACTGACTTCTCTAATCGGCATCG GTGGACTCGGCGACTACGGCTCAGACTTGAGCGATGACGACGAGGAGGAGCACAGCGCCCGGGCGTCCGAGTCCTCCGACACGGACGAGGAGGAGCTGCGCCACCGCATCCGGGAGAAGCAGGATGCATTTCGCCGCAAGGAGAGGGAGctgcagcagcagcaggagaGACAAGCCCAGGAGGCACAGCGTGTACGCG AAGAGATGGCGCTGGACAGAGTGAACCGTGAGAAGGGGGAATATGATGAGGCCCAGTTAGAGAGCCTCCACAAacaggaagtgagagagagggaggcggaGCCCATGGCAGAGAGACGCAGGTCTCGCAGTGAGCCTGAGGTCAGCAGTGAGGTCAGGCAGGCGGGCCGGGGGAAGGAACGCGGGGGAGGGCGGGGCACCAGCGGTTCCCCCAGCAACGGAcgcagcagcagcagctccagctCCAGCAGCGCCAGCAGCCGgtcgtcttcctcctcctcctcgtcctcagCCTCCTCGCGCTCGTCCTCGCGCTCCTCTTCGccacagaggaagaggaggcgcAGTCGCTCGTCCTCACACAGGACCCGTGGCAACCGGCGCAGCAGGAGCCGCAGCTCGCACAGACGCCGCGGGGAGCGCGTCAGCGACAAAGCCCGGGAAAGGAGGAAGGGCAGCAGAACCCGGAGCGCCGAACGCTCAACCCGCCACAGGAACCGCTCCAGGGAGCGCAGGGCCAGCAGGGGAGGCAGGAGCAGGTCCAAGGACAGGGTCAGTCGGAGCAGGAGCagggacaaggaaagggacaggaagagaggcagggagagcagAGAGCGTCAGAGTCACAGCAGCAGCAAGCACAAGCAGAAAGCCTCCAGcaaagacagggacaggaaGAAGGACCGGAGCTCCAGCCACGACAAGAAGGAGAAGaagcgagagaaggagagggaggagagggagaaagagtcaGATAGGAAGAAGGAGAAGCAGAAGgccaaggagagggagaagggaaagGATAGGGAGGCGCCTGCTGCGGAGGAGAGCAACGGGAAATCCAGGAGGCGGAAAGAGGGATGCACAGACTCTCAGGGCGACAAGCGCTCCCGGCATGATAGCAAGGCTAGCAAGAAGGGCTCCGCCAAGTCCAGCAAAAGGTACTCTGACTCAGAGTCGAGCAGGTCCCCCACCCCCGAGGTTAGCAAGGAAAAGAAGTCAAAGAAATCAAAACGTAGTCGCTCAAGATCAACGGACAAATCTCACAAGTCTGGTAAGAAGGCAAGCCGCAAACACAAGTCTAAGTCACGATCAAG GTCCACGTCACCTGCCCGGCGATGGCGTTAA
- the pnisr gene encoding arginine/serine-rich protein PNISR isoform X3, protein MWDQGGQPWPQWPMNQQQWMQSFQHQQDPGQVDWAALAQAWIAQKESTGPPVDQLNLQPNGQDVPGMDPVMPSNRSSFQGDGNFGRMWQPDLRVAVTSPKYPNQQAIEWGMHGQPPPPVDQAWIPPGTGPMDVAPPSEDSNSQDSLEFSEGHHGVYPQNSHGFGGPTENYTINTMPMNQFDYQHGAASTYGPTPPGFHPPYWQQGPLQNRRDRPPGFRDRPRSPIQLSKQDAPAVAAAALAFPGTQANRHTHTASNDLALLSDAVKRRTLPAWIREGLEKMDREKQKKLERERMEKERAEMAKDEDKEGEAADDGGDGPRLPRKSKFDSDDEDGEEAETEIEDSVPSRKQELASRSPSPPPEDQSEPEMTEEEKEFQLMILTKTLLTEILLEVTNEEIHSVAKEAHRKATKAPAKQLAQSSALTSLIGIGGLGDYGSDLSDDDEEEHSARASESSDTDEEELRHRIREKQDAFRRKERELQQQQERQAQEAQRVREEMALDRVNREKGEYDEAQLESLHKQEVREREAEPMAERRRSRSEPEVSSEVRQAGRGKERGGGRGTSGSPSNGRSSSSSSSSSASSRSSSSSSSSSASSRSSSRSSSPQRKRRRSRSSSHRTRGNRRSRSRSSHRRRGERVSDKARERRKGSRTRSAERSTRHRNRSRERRASRGGRSRSKDRVSRSRSRDKERDRKRGRESRERQSHSSSKHKQKASSKDRDRKKDRSSSHDKKEKKREKEREEREKESDRKKEKQKAKEREKGKDREAPAAEESNGKSRRRKEGCTDSQGDKRSRHDSKASKKGSAKSSKRYSDSESSRSPTPEVSKEKKSKKSKRSRSRSTDKSHKSGPRHLPGDGVKERRAP, encoded by the exons ATGTGGGACCAGGGTGGACAGCCCTGGCCGCAATGGCCGATGAACCAACAGCAGTGGATGCAGTCCTTCCAACACCAACAAGATCCAG GCCAAGTTGACTGGGCGGCACTTGCTCAGGCTTGGATTGCCCAGAAAGAGTCTACAGGACCTCCAGTGGACCAGCTGAACCTTCAGCCTAATGGACAGGATGTCCCAGGCATGGATCCTGTGATGCCCAGTAACCGGAGCTCCTTCCAAGGGGATGGCAACTTTGGCAGGATGTGGCAACCTG ATCTCAGGGTAGCTGTGACATCACCAAAGTACCCCAACCAACAGGCTATAG AATGGGGAATGCATGGCCAGCCACCTCCCCCGGTAGACCAGGCGTGGATTCCTCCGGGGACTGGACCTATGGATGTGGCACCTCCCTCCGAGGACAGCAACAGCCAGGACAGCCTGGAGTTCTCTGAGGGCCACCACGGAGTCTATCCCCAGAACAGCCACGGCTTCGGTGGTCCGACCGAGAACTACACCATTAACACCATGCCAATGAACCAGTTCGATTATCAG CACGGGGCTGCTTCCACCTATGGCCCCACTCCCCCGGGATTCCATCCTCCCTACTGGCAGCAGGGCCCACTACAGAACAGGCGGGACAGGCCCCCAGGCTTTAGGGACCGCCCGAGGTCCCCCATCCAGCTCTCCAAACAAGATGCCCCTGCTGTTGCCGCCGCCGCCCTTG CTTTCCCAGGCACGcaggcaaacagacacacacacacagcctccaaTGACCTGGCTCTCCTCTCAGATGCGGTGAAGAGGCGCACCCTTCCTGCCTGGATCCGAGAGGGTCTGGAGAAGATGGACAGGGAGAAGCAGAAGAAGCTGGAGCGGGAACGCATGGAGAAGGAGCGTGCTGAAATGGCTAAAGATGAAGACAAAGAGGGCGAGGCAGCGGACGATGGAGGTGACGGGCCTCGTTTACCCCGCAAGAGTAAATTT GACAGTGATGATGAGGATGGTGAAGAAGCGGAGACAGAGATTGAGGACAGTGTGCCTTCCAGGAAGCAGGAGTTGGCTAGTAGaagcccctcccctcccccggAGGACCAGAGCGAACCGGAgatgacagaggaggagaaggaattccAGTTG ATGATTCTGACAAAAACTCTGCTGACAGAAATCCTCCTGGAGGTCACCAATGAAGAGATTCATTCTGTGGCTAAAGAGGCTCACCGCAAAGCCACCAAAG CTCCTGCCAAACAGCTGGCACAGTCAAGTGCACTGACTTCTCTAATCGGCATCG GTGGACTCGGCGACTACGGCTCAGACTTGAGCGATGACGACGAGGAGGAGCACAGCGCCCGGGCGTCCGAGTCCTCCGACACGGACGAGGAGGAGCTGCGCCACCGCATCCGGGAGAAGCAGGATGCATTTCGCCGCAAGGAGAGGGAGctgcagcagcagcaggagaGACAAGCCCAGGAGGCACAGCGTGTACGCG AAGAGATGGCGCTGGACAGAGTGAACCGTGAGAAGGGGGAATATGATGAGGCCCAGTTAGAGAGCCTCCACAAacaggaagtgagagagagggaggcggaGCCCATGGCAGAGAGACGCAGGTCTCGCAGTGAGCCTGAGGTCAGCAGTGAGGTCAGGCAGGCGGGCCGGGGGAAGGAACGCGGGGGAGGGCGGGGCACCAGCGGTTCCCCCAGCAACGGAcgcagcagcagcagctccagctCCAGCAGCGCCAGCAGCCGgtcgtcttcctcctcctcctcgtcctcagCCTCCTCGCGCTCGTCCTCGCGCTCCTCTTCGccacagaggaagaggaggcgcAGTCGCTCGTCCTCACACAGGACCCGTGGCAACCGGCGCAGCAGGAGCCGCAGCTCGCACAGACGCCGCGGGGAGCGCGTCAGCGACAAAGCCCGGGAAAGGAGGAAGGGCAGCAGAACCCGGAGCGCCGAACGCTCAACCCGCCACAGGAACCGCTCCAGGGAGCGCAGGGCCAGCAGGGGAGGCAGGAGCAGGTCCAAGGACAGGGTCAGTCGGAGCAGGAGCagggacaaggaaagggacaggaagagaggcagggagagcagAGAGCGTCAGAGTCACAGCAGCAGCAAGCACAAGCAGAAAGCCTCCAGcaaagacagggacaggaaGAAGGACCGGAGCTCCAGCCACGACAAGAAGGAGAAGaagcgagagaaggagagggaggagagggagaaagagtcaGATAGGAAGAAGGAGAAGCAGAAGgccaaggagagggagaagggaaagGATAGGGAGGCGCCTGCTGCGGAGGAGAGCAACGGGAAATCCAGGAGGCGGAAAGAGGGATGCACAGACTCTCAGGGCGACAAGCGCTCCCGGCATGATAGCAAGGCTAGCAAGAAGGGCTCCGCCAAGTCCAGCAAAAGGTACTCTGACTCAGAGTCGAGCAGGTCCCCCACCCCCGAGGTTAGCAAGGAAAAGAAGTCAAAGAAATCAAAACGTAGTCGCTCAAGATCAACGGACAAATCTCACAAGTCTG GTCCACGTCACCTGCCCGGCGATGGCGTTAAGGAGCGCAGGGCACCCTGA